A single genomic interval of Coccidioides posadasii str. Silveira chromosome 1, complete sequence harbors:
- a CDS encoding uncharacterized protein (EggNog:ENOG410PHQ8~COG:G~TransMembrane:12 (i48-66o86-108i120-142o148-171i183-205o217-239i290-314o326-347i354-373o379-401i413-434o446-469i)), with product MESKQASDAQGEPNLMKEEIEQSSNSLDRDTESGQMDDKELQRRLRRIYWKVDLRLIPILGALYAVSGIDRINLSSARVAGMHEDLHFYIGNRYSVVLLVFFITYFMFEIPSNIILRKVGAAIWLSFIAMSWGIVIMCAGFVKTWGPLIAIRLLLGLFEAGFFPGCMYLISCWYRRYQIQQRIAWFYSINVIANGFGSLLAYGIIQMEGLGGLRGWRWIFVIEGLLTCVLAMMGYYLIIDFPDKLLKKKSFLTAEEVELIKAELDKDRGDAVHDPITPMKVLKTLSRWQLWIYSLLFMCVAIGIYGYAFFGVVILQGMGHSPGRVFLLSAPPAIASVPFSLVISYLADRTKLRSPYVAFMAITCTIGYLLVAYPKQNGVRYFGVFLGLAGANGALPAVLAWQANNIRGQSTRAIASGLQVAFGAVGGIYASVTFLEREAPTYFSGLWAGIAAQLFMLAACIGMSIYHYIQNRKAARGEMVIEGLEGFRYTY from the exons ATGGAGTCCAAACAGGCCTCAGACGCCCAAGGAGAGCCAAACCTGATGAAGGAGGAAATTGAGCAGTCTTCCAACAGCTTAGACAGGGATACAGAGTCGGGCCAGATGGACGACAAGGAATTGCAGAGACGACTTCGAAGAATATA CTGGAAAGTCGATCTTCGACTTATCCCCATCCTAGGAG CTCTCTATGCTGTTAGTGGGATTGACCGCATTAAT CTGTCCTCTGCTCGCGTAGCTGGTATGCATGAAGACCTGCATTTCTACATTGGCAATCGCTATTCCGTCGTTCTTctcgtcttcttcatcaCCTACTTCATGTTCGAGATTCCGAGTAATATCATCTTGAGAAAAGTTGGGGCTGCAATATGGCTGTCGTTTATTGCAATGAGTTGGGGAATTGTCATCATGT GCGCGGGTTTCGTTAAGACATGGGGT CCGCTTATTGCTATCAGATTGCTTCTTGGGTTATTTGAGGCAGGCTTTTT CCCTGGCTGCATGTACCTCATTAGTTGCTGGTACAGAAGATACCAAATCCAGCAGCG TATTGCTTGGTTCTACTCTATCAATGTCATTGCAAACGGATTTGGCTCTCTACTAGCTTACGGAATCATCCAGATGGAAGGGCTCGGTGGTCTTCGAGGTTGGAGGTGGATCTTTGTGATTGAAGGACTCCTTACCTGCGTGCTCGCCATGATGGGTTACTATCTTATCATTGATTTCCCGGACAAACTATTGAAAAAGAAGTCATTCTTGACGGCTGAGGAAGTCGAACTTATCAAGGCAGAGCTGGATAAAGATAGGGGCGACGCTGTCCATGATCCCATTACTCCAATGAAGGTTTTAAAGACGCTTTCGCGCTGGCAGCTTTGGATCTA CTCGCTCCTTTTCATGTGTGTTGCCATCGGCATCTATGGATACGCTTTCTTTGGTGTCGTTATTCTTCAGGGAATGGGTCACTCACCAGGCCGTGTTTTCCTTCTCTCGGCTCCGCCAGCTATTGCCAGCGTTCCGTTCTCTCTGGTAATTTCTTACCTTGCTGATCGAACTAAGCTACGTTCCCCATACGTCGCGTTTATGGCCATTACATGCACGATTGGATATCTTCTTGTTGCATATCCAAAGCAAAATGGAGTGAG GTATTTTGGCGTCTTCCTCGGTCTCGCGGGAGCAAACGGCGCCCTACCAGCTGTTCTAGCCTGGCAGGCGAACAATATTCGAGGCCAAAGTACACGAGC TATCGCATCAGGTCTACAAGTTGCCTTCGGCGCAGTCGGTGGGATCTATGCCTCCGTTACCTTCCTCGAAAGAGAAGCTCCAACGTATTTCAGCGGGTTGTGGGCTGGAATC GCGGCGCAACTTTTTATGCTTGCTGCGTGTATAGGAATGAGTATTTATCACTATATCCAAAACCGCAAGGCCGCAAGAGGAGAGATGGTAATCGAGGGCCTAGAAGGGTTTAGATACACATACTAG
- the VPS26 gene encoding Vacuolar protein sorting-associated protein 26 (EggNog:ENOG410PHXC~COG:U~BUSCO:8963at33183), whose amino-acid sequence MSSFFFSTPVDIDIVLEDADERETVDIKLDKNRREKAPLYMDGESVKGAVTVRPKDGKRLEHTGIKVQFIGTIEMFFDRGNHYEFLSLVQELAAPGELQHPRTFTFNFKNVEKQYESYNGINVKLRYFIRVTVSRRIADIVREKDIWVYSYKMPPDNNSPIKMDVGIEDCLHIEFEYSKSKYHLKDVIVGRIYFLLVRLKIKHMELSIIRRETTGSPPNQYNESETLVRFEIMDGSPSRGETIPIRLFLGGFDLTPTFRDVNKKYSTRYYLSLVLIDEDARRYFKQSEITLYRQPPELPPVPGAAALPPQQPMPPHTQKEGGDAEVLDSEPEPNPAAHEQQQVPAAA is encoded by the exons ATGTCGtcgttcttcttctccacacCCGTCGACATCGACATAGTCCTCGAGGATGCCGACGAACGAGAAACCGTCGATATCAAGCTAGATAAGAATAGGCGTGAAAAGGCGCCCTTGTACATGGATGGCGAGTCTGTGAAGGGCGCAGTTACGGTCAGGCCGAAAGACGGGAAGCGATTAGAACATACAGGCATCAAGGTGCAGTTTATTGGCACGATCG AGATGTTCTTTGACCGGGGTAATCACTATGAGTTTCTTTCCCTTGTGCAGGAACTCGCGGCTCCCGGGGAGCTCCAGCATCCGCGCACGTTTACCTTCAACTTCAAGAATGTCGAGAAGCAGTACGAGTCATATAATGGCATCAATGTCAAGCTGCGATATTTTATCCGAGTCACCGTTTCACGCAGAATAGCCGACATCGTACGAGAGAAGGATATCTGGGTATATTCGTACAAAATGCCTCCGGACAACAACAGTCCCATTAAAATGGACGTCGGTATCGAGGATTGTCTACACATTGAATTCGAATACTCAAAGTCGAAGTACCACCTCAAAGATGTGATCGTTGGGAGGATATACTTTCTGCTCGTGCGGCTCAAGATAAAACATATGGAGCTGTCGATTATACGACGGGAGACGACTGGCTCACCGCCAAACCAGTATAATGAGAGCGAGACTCTTGTCAGATTTGAA ATCATGGACGGTTCTCCATCAAGAG GAGAGACTATCCCCATTCGATTATTCCTCGGCGGATTCGATCTGACACCCACGTTCCGCGATGTCAATAAGAAATATTCGACTAGATACTATCTTAGTTTGGTCCTAATTGATGAAG ATGCTCGTCGCTACTTCAAACAATCCGAAATCACCCTCTATCGACAGCCTCCCGAACTTCCTCCGGTTCCTGGCGCAGCGGCACTACCGCCTCAGCAGCCTATGCCCCCGCATACTCAGAAAGAAGGAGGGGATGCAGAAGTTCTAGATTCCGAGCCCGAGCCTAATCCGGCGGCCCATGAACAGCAGCAGGTTCCTGCAGCTGCATAA
- a CDS encoding uncharacterized protein (EggNog:ENOG410PNMQ~COG:G~BUSCO:14997at33183), which translates to MLSTEEPARRPHIMASVGARSLNRRAHHLPPKIPIAYPLDPYATMQHIWILTGPAGSGKTTVARGLAKEFGLPYIEGDDYHSKSNKDKMANNVPLTDADRWDWLIQLREAAISSLESKNSPAGVIVTCSALKHKYRDVIRVAAYDHPSVRIHFIYLRADEQILLQRVKQRKGHYMKSDMVQSQLENLEEPDSEWDAISVDCAASLPEVQRRVNVAVQNKLDEYK; encoded by the exons ATGTTATCCACGGAAGAGCCTGCCCGCCGTCCCCATATCATGGCTTCAGTCGGCGCCAGATCGCTCAACAGACGTGCCCACCACCTACCTCCAAAGATCCCCATAGCATATCCCCTAGATCCATACGCCACCATGCAGCATATCTGGATCCTCACCGGGCCAGCCGGCTCGGGGAAGACAACAGTTGCCAGGGGATTAGCAAAGGAGTTTGGTCTTCCATACATAGAAGGAGATGAT TACCATTCCAAGTCCAACAAGGACAAGATGGCCAACAACGTTCCTTTGACCGACGCCGATCGGTGGGACTGGCTTATCCAGCTCCGCGAAGCCGCGATCAGCAGCCTGGAGTCGAAAAACTCCCCCGCAGGCGTCATCGTCACCTGCTCAGCCCTAAAGCACAAGTATCGTGACGTCATCCGCGTTGCTGCGTACGACCACCCGTCTGTCAGAATCCATTTCATCTACCTGCGCGCTGACGAGCAGATCCTCCTACAACGGGTCAAGCAACGGAAGGGCCATTACATGAAGTCGGACATGGTCCAGTCGCAGCTAGAGAACCTGGAAGAGCCGGATTCGGAGTGGGATGCGATCTCCGTTGATTGCGCCGCGAGTCTGCCGGAGGTGCAGAGGCGCGTGAACGTAGCGGTGCAGAACAAGCTGGACGAGTACAAATGA
- a CDS encoding uncharacterized protein (EggNog:ENOG410PHM6~COG:C~BUSCO:8243at33183), translating to MGSLYCRRSLSKALQARILSRILPAAPPVAGFNHRFRRRFHSTPVPWGIRSQILKDVGEGITEVQIIQWYVQEGARIEEWKPLCQYQSDKAVDDITSRYEGVIKKLHFQADDTVPTGMALCEIEVDDAKYPETNAPAPPKAESAPEPTTSASAVSQEKAQEVLAENSQAQVETAPAAPKSKYATFATPAVRGLLKEHGLDITKITGTGKDGRVMKEDVFKYLAERDSQAAAPAAQPTAATPSVDTPQVETPTRLTPIQSQMFKTMTKSLSVPHFLYADDLSISALASIRQKILSHPTEPQKISFLPFIIKAVSLALQQYPLLNARVDTTTNPDKPSLVMRSSHNIGVAMDTPTGLLVPNIKNVQARSILDIAAEVTRLAAVARAGKLTPADLNGGTITVSNIGTIGGTYVAPVLVPNEVAILGVGRSRTVPVFDEQGNVVKDQKMTFNWSADHRVIDGATMARMAEKVRMYVESPETMMLALR from the exons ATGGGCTCCCTATACTGCAGAAGATCGCTCTCCAAGGCACTCCAAGCTCGCATTTTGTCCCGCATCCTCCCCGCCGCTCCCCCAGTTGCCGGCTTCAACCATCGCTTCCGCCGGCGCTTTCACAGCACCCCGGTGCCATGGGGAATCAGGTCTCAGATCCTGAAGGATGTCGGTGAAG GTATCACCGAGGTTCAAATCATCCAGTGGTACGTCCAGGAGGGTGCTAGGATAGAGGAATGGAAGCCCCTATGCCAGTACCAGTCGGATAAAGCTGTAGATGAT ATCACATCGCGCTACGAGGGCGTCATCAAGAAGCTCCATTTTCAAGCCGATGACACGGTCCCGACCGGAATG GCTCTTTGCGAGATAGAGGTCGATGACGCCAAATATCCTGAGACAAATGCCCCTGCTCCCCCCAAGGCGGAGTCGGCCCCAGAGCCAACCACTTCCGCATCTGCCGTATCTCAAGAGAAGGCTCAAGAAGTATTGGCTGAGAATAGCCAAGCCCAGGTCGAAACCGCCCCAGCTGCGCCAAAGTCCAAATATGCTACATTTGCGACGCCAGCGGTCCGCGGACTGTTGAAGGAACATGGTTTAGACATTACAAAGATCACTGGAACTGGCAAGGATGGCAGAGTGATGAAAGAAGATGTGTTCAAATATCTTGCGGAGAGAGATTCGCAAGCAGCAGCCCCAGCGGCGCAGCCTACCGCCGCCACGCCATCTGTGGACACTCCCCAAGTCGAAACCCCAACACGTCTAACACCCATCCAGTCCCAGATGTTCAAGACAATGACCAAGTCCCTCTCAGTCCCACATTTCCTTTACGCCGATGATCTCAGCATCTCCGCACTCGCATCTATCCGACAGAAGATCCTTTCGCATCCTACTGAGCCACAGAAAATCTCCTTCCTGCCATTTATCATTAAAGCTGTCTCCCTTGCCCTGCAACAGTACCCTCTCCTTAATGCCAGAGTGGACACTACAACGAACCCCGACAAGCCATCTTTAGTAATGAGATCGAGCCACAACATCGGGGTGGCCATGGACACCCCAACTGGGCTCCTCGTACCCAACATCAAAAACGTCCAAGCCCGTTCCATTTTAGACATTGCGGCTGAAGTAACCCGGCTCGCTGCCGTTGCACGTGCCGGAAAACTGACTCCTGCCGATCTTAACGGCGGAACCATCACTGTCTCCAATATCGGAACCATTGGCGGAACATATGTTGCGCCTGTCCTGGTGCCAAACGAAGTTGCCATCCTGGGCGTTGGCAGGTCACGGACCGTGCCAGTATTTGACGAGCAGGGTAACGTGGTCAAGGACCAGAAGATGACATTCAACTGGAGTGCCGATCATCGCGTCATTGACGGAGCAACGATGGCAAGAATGGCAGAGAAGGTTAGAATGTATGTTGAGTCCCCGGAGACGATGATGCTGGCGTTGAGATAA
- a CDS encoding uncharacterized protein (EggNog:ENOG410PKC3~COG:T~BUSCO:5812at33183), with product MFRYTTMVAEYLTIRNLTPNPIELKHVERFAPPDVPKPDIKNITKSFATLMNNITRSANEVDAIAHGSEAVSKEDVSVRVEPFTAVKTEIRAYKNSEKERLKLTVEVEGERHQVQTPVPTSDSATMKALKDKPRFRLTVIYITPESHLTIFLSANLNSWMKELKDETLLSALSIPGTHNSPTCHVAPPSVRCQAVSPREQLESGVRFFDIRVQPQYPDDPSKDNLVLVHSVFPISLTGNKYFRDLVNEIEGFLQRNPSETLIMSVKREGPGKHTDAQLSKILHDHYARDPHKWYTEPKVPRLEVARGKIVLIRRFGLDDSLKKQWNGRGWGIDATGWADNTPHANCPSGHVCIQDFYEVLETENIDKKIEYVTAQLARSAALCYPLGGGDDEKDRSPFYVNFLSASNFWKVQTWPEKIAAKLNPATVDYICRKHSHDKDGDWSTGILVCDWVGLDGDWDLADDETEINDRV from the exons ATGT TTCGCTAC ACCACCATGGTTGCAGAATATTTGACCATCCGGAATCTCACCCCAAACCCAATTGAACTGAAGCATGTGGAACGCTTCGCGCCCCCAGATGTCCCCAAACCAGACATCAAGAACATCACCAAATCCTTTGCGACATTGATGAACAATATAACAAGATCAGCCAATGAAGTGGACGCGATCGCCCATGGCTCAGAGGCCGTCTCTAAAGAGGATGTCTCCGTTCGCGTAGAGCCTTTCACCGCAGTAAAGACAGAAATTCGCGCCTACAAGAACTCCGAGAAAGAACGGTTGAAATTGACCGTCGAAGTGGAAGGAGAGCGTCACCAGGTTCAAACGCCGGTGCCCACTAGCGATTCGGCAACGATGAAAGCACTCAAGGACAAACCACGCTTTCGACTGACAGTCATCTACATCACTCCTGAGTCGCACCTGACGATATTTTTGTCTGCAAATCTCAATTCATGGATGAAGGAGCTCAAGGACGAGACGCTGCTGTCTGCGCTGTCGATCCCAGGCACGCATAATTCCCCAACCTGCCATGTCGCCCCACCCTCTGTGAGGTGCCAGGCCGTCAGTCCACGAGAGCAGCTGGAAAGCGGCGTCCGATTCTTTGATATCCGCGTTCAGCCTCAATATCCAGACGACCCAAGCAAAGATAACCTTGTTCTTGTGCACAGCGTATTTCCAATCTCTCTCACTGGCAATAAGTATTTCCGCGACCTCGTCAACGAGATCGAAGGGTTTCTCCAACGCAACCCATCAGAAACGCTAATCATGTCCGTCAAACGTGAAGGACCGGGAAAGCACACAGACGCTCAGCTCAGCAAGATTCTACACGACCACTATGCGCGGGATCCACATAAATGGTATACCGAGCCCAAGGTCCCTAGGCTTGAGGTAGCACGAGGCAAAATCGTGTTAATCCGCCGTTTCGGGTTGGATGACAGTCTCAAAAAACAATGGAATGGACGCGGTTGGGGAATCGATGCCACTGGCTGGGCGGACAACACTCCTCATGCTAACTGTCCTAGCGGCCACGTCTGTATTCAAGACTTTTACGAGGTCCTCGAAACCGAAAACATCGATAAGAAGATCGAGTACGTTACCGCGCAGCTTGCCAGATCCGCCGCCCTGTGCTATCCCCTCGGAGGAGGCGATGACGAAAAGGACCGATCCCCGTTCTATGTGAATTTCCTCAGCGCGAGTAATTTCTGGAAAGTACAGACATGGCCGGAAAAGATCGCTGCGAAATTGAATCCGGCCACGGTGGACTATATATGTCGAAAACACAGTCATGATAAGGACGGAGATTGGTCTACGGGGATATTGGTGTGTGACTGGGTTGGATTGGATGGCGATTGGGATTTG GCTGATGATGAAACAGAGATAAACGACAGAGTATAA
- a CDS encoding mitochondrial 54S ribosomal protein uL10m (EggNog:ENOG410PJEZ~COG:S~BUSCO:11476at33183), whose product MPPRLRLSTCSTISNSLRHECRRQSGAAIAATALSQSSVTSINHIRGASTASATANPAPLYQQTQPLSHRRPEYRKSQLHRQYTSLLRTMPLILLFQHNNLKSIEWVNIRRELSNALRKVDEDLISKGRTDMPPLADAIKMQTIQTHIFEAALRVVDFFRPGDAATVDPTAPILSREDPRLTHDLSYTAYQAVLDKRGKHELATLLTGPIAVVSFPYVSPEHVKAALSILAPSPPTFPAPTRRANPGYYEFATQSGLQKLVMLGARVEGKVFDDEGTRWIGGIEGGLGGLRAQLVYLLQSMGANLTNTLEGAGKSLYLTMESRRSVLEEEQNGGKKE is encoded by the coding sequence ATGCCTCCGAGACTACGGCTCTCAACATGCTCGACGATCTCCAACTCCCTCCGACATGAGTGCAGAAGACAGTCCGGAGCTGCAATTGCAGCAACGGCTCTCTCACAGTCATCAGTCACTTCTATCAATCACATTCGGGGTGCTAGTACTGCCTCCGCCACCGCTAATCCCGCCCCTTTGTATCAGCAAACACAACCGCTTTCCCATCGCCGACCAGAATACCGCAAGTCACAACTTCACCGCCAATACACCTCTCTCCTGCGAACAATGCCTTTGATACTCCTATTTCAGCATAACAATCTCAAATCCATCGAATGGGTAAATATCCGCCGCGAACTCTCCAACGCGCTGAGAAAAGTCGACGAAGATCTCATCTCGAAAGGAAGGACGGACATGCCACCGCTGGCAGACGCGATCAAAATGCAGACCATCCAGACACATATATTCGAAGCTGCTCTACGAGTGGTCGACTTCTTCCGTCCTGGGGATGCGGCAACTGTCGATCCAACGGCACCAATCCTCTCACGAGAAGACCCCAGGTTAACCCACGACCTTTCATACACAGCGTATCAGGCTGTTCTCGACAAGCGTGGCAAGCACGAGCTAGCGACTTTGCTCACGGGTCCGATTGCGGTCGTTTCGTTTCCGTATGTTTCGCCGGAGCATGTTAAGGCCGCCCTGTCCATTCTAGCACCCAGCCCGCCAACCTTCCCCGCTCCAACTCGCCGGGCGAATCCGGGTTATTACGAATTTGCTACGCAATCTGGGTTGCAGAAGCTGGTCATGTTGGGGGCAAGAGTGGAAGGAAAGGTGTTTGATGACGAGGGTACAAGATGGATCGGAGGTATCGAAGGTGGATTGGGCGGACTCAGGGCACAGCTGGTCTACCTGTTGCAGTCTATGGGGGCCAACCTTACAAATACTTTGGAAGGTGCTGGAAAGAGTCTGTATCTTACGATGGAGAGCCGGAGAAGTGTTTtggaagaagaacaaaaCGGTGGGAAGAAAGAATGA
- the TRP4 gene encoding anthranilate phosphoribosyltransferase (BUSCO:317335at4751~EggNog:ENOG410PH4I~COG:E~BUSCO:6781at33183), whose translation MAAESPTSKPEPVSISPLLQRLAYPDTSEIQVSAGEIASAFALIFEDRLSVIQTAALLTLLHSTGLDRDSDVIAQCANRMREAAEQTERGPLRKVLRERGRKEGAYQGGLCDIVGTGGDQHSTFNISTTSSIIASPLLMMAKHGNRAQTSFSGSADVLNSIAPRPPKISAVNSSNIAQVLAETNYAFLFAPNFHPGMMYANPVRRGLGLRTIFNLMGPLANPVEWALEARVVGVAYQSLGPVFADALRISGAKKALIICGEEDLDEISCAGKTNCWRLSEYPNPEYKGSESTETEDDDDDDDDDHDHEAPPRTIVKLDTFQIQPSDFGLPVHPLSDVGGGKPPRENALKLMSILRNELPRDDPILDFVLMNVAALIVTSGVCEADTSNMGPGDDGNVIKERGPGGLRWKEGVRRARWAIESGEALKCLEKFIDVTNRL comes from the exons ATGGCGGCAGAAAGCCCCACAAGCAAGCCGGAGCCAGTGTCCATTTCACCACTGCTTCAGAGGCTCGCCTACCCCGACACCTCAGAGATCCAGGTATCAGCTGGAGAAATTGCTTCAGCATTTGCATTGATCTTTGAAGACCGTCTCTCAGTTATACAGACAGCTGCCCTACTCACTTTACTACATTCGACTGGATTGGACAGAGACTCGGACGTAATTGCGCAATGTGCCAATCGTATGCGCGAAGCTGCCGAACAGACCGAGAGGGGGCCATTGAGGAAAGTCCTACGAGAGAGGGGTCGAAAGGAGGGTGCGTATCAAGGTGGATTG TGTGACATTGTCGGTACCGGTGGCGACCAACATTCGACCTTCAATATCTCTACGACCTCGTCCATCATAGCCTCGCCATTGCTTATGATGGCTAAGCATGGCAACCGGGCACAGACTTCTTTCTCCGGTTCGGCCGACGTCTTAAATTCAATCGCACCTAGGCCACCTAAGATATCCGCCGTAAACTCGAGTAATATTGCGCAGGTCCTTGCCGAAACCAACTACGCATTTCTCTTTGCACCCAACTTCCATCCCGGTATGATGTATGCCAACCCGGTCCGACGAGGCCTGGGACTCCGAACGATATTTAATCTAATGGGGCCGCTTGCCAACCCTGTGGAATGGGCCCTGGAAGCTCGGGTAGTAGGTGTCGCTTATCAAAGTTTGGGACCGGTGTTCGCCGATGCGCTTCGAATAAGCGGAGCTAAGAAGGCACTGATAATCTGCGGCGAAGAAGATCTAGACGAAATCAGTTGTGCAGGGAAGACGAACTGCTGGAGGCTTTCCGAATACCCGAATCCTGAATACAAGGGAAGCGAGAGCACAGAGACCGAggatgacgacgatgacgatgacgatgatcaTGATCATGAGGCGCCACCCAGAACTATAGTTAAGCTGGATACGTTCCAAATTCAGCCGTCGGACTTTGGATTGCCAGTCCATCCACTGTCAGATGTGGGCGGTGGCAAGCCGCCACGCGAAAATGCCCTGAAGCTGATGAGCATCTTACGGAACGAACTCCCCCGCGATGATCCAATATTGGACTTTGTTCTCATGAATGTGGCAGCATTGATCGTTACTTCTGGCGTCTGCGAAGCGGACACCAGCAATATGGGGCCCGGAGATGATGGAAACGTCATCAAAGAACGTGGCCCCGGCGGTCTCAGATGGAAAGAAGGCGTGAGACGTGCGCGCTGGGCCATCGAGAGCGGAGAGGCCTTGAAGTGTCTTGAGAAATTTATCGATGTCACGAACAGGCTTTAA
- the RPC10 gene encoding DNA-directed RNA polymerase core subunit rpc10 (EggNog:ENOG410PR3T~COG:K~BUSCO:16952at33183): MSREAYQVPSFDNQQAQFSAGAGSAPTNANDELLSVIYVCGDCSARVQMKRGDQIRCKECGHRVLYKERTKRMVQFQAR; this comes from the exons ATGTCTCGCGAAGCCTACCAAGTCCCTTCCTTCGACAACCAGCAGGCCCAGTTTTCCGCTGGTGCGGGCTCTGCGCCCACCAATGCGAACGACGAGCTCCTCTCCGTCATCTATGTCTGCGGCGACTGCAGCGCTCGTGTGCAAATGAAGCGTGGAGATCAGATTCGGTGCAAAGAGTGTGGGCACCGCGTGTTATATAAGGAGAGAACAAAGAG GATGGTCCAGTTCCAAGCCCGATGA
- a CDS encoding uncharacterized protein (EggNog:ENOG410Q5FI): protein MVARRPQHSPHTPRTPREGRYYRRDELSPPAPRHGHRNPPDRWVPQYRRTNSHVIYRKSTGPRSPPKWRRRPDYWRPNNELYSPPSVDLEPTFSSLSIDDRWRGEDVHHSPQKISTELSPDAREKAFAEIINGAFDSESLYLGKSAPPRLAGPSETESSGIGKTGPIYRPCEEKIESLPREPSPGRPNHPYSSCEKPLQSPSIDSSASTIDGTVHQPEEMKRLMRMIRLNPNRSKELADLVYDFLYRRTKVSQEANFEKCNGLQAKLQQLRGSSPILPQVATLSGGGDSPPRRPGGMFRGHMIDKPDPDIHSGLSAHASEATTRDTSAAVEDVELIPPTPLPGPHDFAPRHSVASNPTSGVSDHPSNSTISYTRRDGSPLPEPLCPGAGPCCDHWIATYYNTLAALSPSSLSPEDWRAVRSALASSPESPPPFDLNEIKVCSSSSGSQGSGEVAACSGGHRSEASLDTRPYRGVLVPQFHPRVKYVANITKQGQMVIKQ from the exons ATGGTTGCGAGACGTCCCCAACATTCCCCTCATACCCCTCGAACGCCTCGAGAGGGTCGCTATTATCGTCGGGACGAACTGTCGCCACCTGCCCCACGACATGGACATCGCAATCCACCCGATAGATGGGTTCCACAATACCGCCGTACCAACTCCCACGTCATTTATAGGAAGTCAACGGGCCCTAGATCACCGCCAAAATGGAGGCGAAGACCTGATTACTGGCGGCCCAACAACGAACTTTATAGCCCCCCCTCAGTTGATCTTGAACCAACGTTCTCCTCGTTGTCAATTGACGATCGTTGGAGAGGAGAAGATGTTCATCATAGCCCACAGAAGATATCGACGGAACTATCTCCTGACGCAAGGGAAAAGGCCTTTGCCGAGATTATAAACGGGGCGTTTGATTCGGAAAGTTTGTACTTGGGCAAGAGTGCACCTCCGAGGCTTGCAGGTCCTTCCGAAACTGAAAGTTCCGGTATTGGAAAGACGGGTCCTATTTATCGGCCATGTGAAGAGAAGATCGAGTCCTTGCCGCGTGAACCATCGCCTGGGCGTCCGAATCATCCATATTCATCATGCGAAAAGCCACTTCAATCACCTTCGATTGACTCGTCGGCATCGACAATAGACGGAACGGTACACCAGCCTGAAGAGATGAAACGGTTGATGAGGATGATCAGGCTTAATCCTAATCGCTCGAAAGAGCTTGCTGACCTCGTGTATGACTTCCTCTACAGGCGCACGAAAGTTTCCCAGGAAGCCAATTTTGAAAAGTGTAATGGTCTCCAGGCTAAACTCCAGCAGCTTAGGGGGTCTTCACCAATTCTTCCGCAAGTAGCCACACTCTCCGGTGGTGGTGACAGCCCACCCCGCCGTCCCGGTGGCATGTTTCGGGGACATATGATAGATAAACCGGATCCTGATATACACAGCGGTTTGTCGGCACATGCATCCGAAGCTACAACCAGAGATACCAGTGCTGCCGtggaagatgttgaat TGATCCCACCAACACCACTTCCAGGACCGCATGACTTCGCGCCCAGACATTCTGTTGCCTCGAACCCGACATCCGGGGTGTCGGATCATCCTTCCAACTCAACAATATCTTACACAAGAAGGGATGGTAGCCCTCTGCCCGAACCACTATGCCCTGGAGCGGGTCCTTGCTGCGATCACTGGATTGCTACTTATTATAATACCCTTGCCGCACTCTCGCCAAGCTCGCTATCTCCTGAAGATTGGCGAGCGGTCCGATCCGCTTTGGCTTCATCCCCAGAATCACCACCGCCATTTGACTTGAACGAAATCAAGGTTTGCTCCAGTAGCAGTGGCTCTCAAGGCAGCGGAGAGGTTGCTGCGTGCTCAGG CGGCCATCGAAGCGAGGCCTCTCTCGACACAAGGCCATACCGCGGTGTCCTCGTACCCCAGTTTCATCCCCGTGTGAAATATGTGGCCAACATCACAAAGCAGGGTCAAATGGTAATTAAACAATAG